In the Pongo abelii isolate AG06213 chromosome 2, NHGRI_mPonAbe1-v2.0_pri, whole genome shotgun sequence genome, CCCGCGACGTCCCCGCCTCCGTGCTTGCCGCGTGGCGGGTGGGTTCCTCCGGGTCGGGGCTCCGTGCAGCCTGTTCACCTGGGGCGGGACTGTGGCCCCATCCCACAGGTCTCCCGCCCGCGCACCTGCCGCCTAACGCCGCGCGCCGCGCCGTGCGCCTGCCCCGCGCTCCCGGTCCGTGTGTCTCCTAGTCCCCAGCGAGGGGTCTGTCTGTTCCCCTGGCAGGCTGACCGAGGGGCCGGCGTCAGCGCTACGTGCGGCGGGGCCGGCGCGGCGGGCGGGGTGAGGGCGGCGCTGAGCgcagcggcggcagcggcggcgcgGGAGGCGGGGAGGCGCGGCGCGCCGGGGACAGCGGCGGACGACGGCGGCGGCATGCGGCTCCTCGCGCTGCCCATCGTGGGCTGAGGCGGCCGCAGAACGGGCGGGAGGCGCGGCGGCCGGGCGAGCCGAGGGCGCAGCCAGCCGGGCGGACCGCGGACAGCGGTCGGGGCGCCGCGCCATGGGGCGAGCTGGGGGCGGGGGCCCGGGCCGGGGGCCGCCgccactgctgctgcttctgGGGGCCGCGCTGGTCCTGGCCTCTGGGGCCGTGCCGGGTAGGTATGACTGCGCCCGGGACTCCCGCGGCCCTCGCGCCCCACCCAGGGCAGGGGTCCCGCTGGCGGCGGGGACAGgtggagctgtgagctgtggCAAGGGGGCGGGGCACTGCCTGGCCGCGGCCGGGCGGCGGAAGGGTCCCAGGAGCGCTGGGGGTCCGGGAAAGGCCGACCCGGGTGGGCGCCGACCCCGGTGGGGGTAGCCGGGACCCGAGAGCGCGGGCCGCGGTGCGGGatgggggcggggccgggggcgggacAGGGGCGGGGCCTGAGGGTGAGACTTCGGGGCGGGACCTGGAGCTGAGGGAGGGCGCCTGTGGACACGGCTCAGGGTGGGTTCCCGAGGGTGAGACTTCTGGGTGGGCCGAGCTGGGGGCCGCCCTGGCCCGGCTCTTCAGACGGCGGGGCGGGTCGGGTCGGGCAGGGCCGAGCTGCGAGGCGTTGGGCGGGGTGTGATCCTGGGCCTGGGGACAGACTCCCGGACGGGGCTTAGAGGTGCCGGGTGGCTGGGGTCACACTGGGGCGGTGGGGTCTGCGGGTGGCGAGGTCTGGGTCGACCAGGTCTAGGCGAGCGGGCCTGACCGGGGCGGGCCGGGGCTCCAGGGCTCCCCAGCGCGCCGCCCTGACGCCCCGCCCCTCGCCCTCCCGCCCGCAGCGCGTGAGGCAGGCAGCGCGGTTGAGGCCGAAGAGCTGGTGAAGGGCAGCCCGGCGTGGGAGCCGCGTGCCAACGACACGCGGGAAGAAGCCGGCCCACCAGCGGCTGGGGAAGATGAGGCGTCGTGGACGGCGCCCGGTGGCGAGCTGGCCGGGCCAGAAGAGGTGCTGCAGGAGTCGGCTGCGGTGACCGGCACCGCCTGGCTGGAGGCTGACAGCCCAGGCCTGGGAGGAGTGACCGCAGAGGCGGGCAGCGGCGATGCCCAGGCCCTTCCAGCTACGCTACAGGCTCCCCACGAGGTCCTCGGGCAGTCAGTCATGCCCCCTGCCATTCCTGAGGCTACAGAGGCCAGCGGGCCACCCTCCCCCACTCCTGGCGACAAGCTGAGCCCAGCTTCTGAACTCCCCAAGGAGAGCCCCTTGGAGGTTTGGCTGAACCTGGGGGGCAGCACACCCGACCCTCAAGGGCCAGAGCCGACTTACCCATTTCAGGGCACCCTGGAGCCCCAGCCGGCGTCAGATATAATTGACATCGACTACTTCGAAGGATTGGATGGTGAGGGTCGTGGCGCAGACCTGGGGAGCTTCCCAGGGTCACCAGGAACCTCAGAGAACCACCCTGATACTGAGGGAGAGACCCCTTCCTGGAGCCTGCTTGACTTATACGATGATTTCACCCCCTTTGATGAATCTGATTTCTACCCCACCACATCCTTTTATGATGACTtggatgaagaggaggaggaagaggaggatgacAAAGATGCAGTAGGAGGTGGAGACCTAGAAGATGAAAATGAGCTTCTAGTGCCCACTGGGAAGCCTGGTCTGGGGCCCGGGACAGGCCAGCCCACCAGTCGGTGGCATGCTGTCCCTCCACAGCACACTCTGGGGTCGGTCCCCGGCAGCAGCATCGCCCTCAGGCCCCGCCCAGGAGAGCCAGGCAGGGACCTGGCCTCCAGTGAAAATGGCACTGAGTGCCGCAGTGGCTTTGTGCGGCATAACGGCTCCTGCCGGTCAGTGTGTGACCTCTTCCCAAGTTACTGTCACAATGGCGGCCAGTGCTACCTGGTGGAGAACATAGGGGCCTTCTGCAGGTAAGGGCATGGCAAGCAGGTGCATAGGGACCCTGAAGAGTGTATGTGAGGCCGACGACTCAACAGAGGGCAGcgtagccgggcgcggtggctcacgcctgtaatcccagcactttgggaggccgaggcgggcggatcacttaaggtcaggagttcaagaccagcctggccaagttggtgaaactccctctctactaaaaatacaaaaaattagccgggcgcagtggcaggcacctatagtcccagctactcaagaggctgaggaaggagaatcatttgaacctggagggtggaggttgccatgagcggagatcgtgccactgcactccagcctgggtgacagagtgaaactccgtctcaaaaaaaaaaaaaaaaaaaaaaaaaaaacagagggcaTTGTGACAGGCACAATTTGCAAGAGGTTGTATAGTCGCAGGATTCCCAGGTGGAGAAATGTTCACTCAGGCTTCTTCTACAGAATTACTTGGTAAAATGCACTTCCTGTGACCTTATCACTAGGAGAAGTTCCTCAGAAATAGGATTatgtctttcctctgtgtgttgTGTCCTTACCCAAACCCtcaattaaaaaggcaaaatgaggccgggcgcggtggctcacgcctgtaatcccagcactttgagaggccgaggcgggcagatcacctgaggttgggagttcgagaccagcctgaccaacagggagaaaccctgtctctactaaaaacataaacaatttagccaggtgtggtggcacatgcgtgtaatcccagctattcgggaggctgaggcagaattgcttgaacccgggaggtggaggttgcggtgagccgagatcacgccattgcactctagcctgggcagcaagagcgaaactctgtctcaaaaaaaataaaaaaaataaaaaaggcaaaatgaagGGACTTCTTTAAGAGTTTTGGAAAGAGGGCTGGGTTGAGGGGTGTTTGCTGGAGAGTTCTGGTGGTACTGGTGAGAGGGGTAGGCCCATAAACCTACTCTGTGGGATAAAGACAGCTATTGAACACCTCTCCATGCCTTGTGCACGGCTGGAGGAGGGGCCAGTTCCCTGGAAGGGATGTAGGCATGCAAACTCAAAAGGGAGGACCTTCTTAGAAACAGACCCCAAAATGCAGCCACTCACACAGACAAAATCAAGCTGAGAGTCTTCGCATTGCAGATGTGCGGGTGTTTCTTGATTTTGGGAGGtagcttttttctttctactttgatGTTTGTCTACCTTGGGATATCAAATCCATAATCCTTTTAAAGACTCAGAGTTTAGTTTTCCTAAGGGCATTGTCTGCAGCTCATCAGTAATTACCCTACTCACCTCACTCTTAGGAACTGTCCTCACAGTGAGGTATTTAACTTGCTGGAGAGCTTGCAGCCTGATTCCAGAAGAATCCCAGGTTGGGGTGATCAGGTGGTTTGCTTGTCTCCATCCTTTACAGGCTGTAGAAGTGGAGTAGAGCCCTGAGACTCCTTTGAGGGTTGTCTCCATTAGTCCTAGGTGGAGCATTTCTGTcatctgtgtgtctctttttatttttagtagagatggggtttcaccatattggccagactggtctcaaactcctgacctcaagtgatccgcccacctcagcctctcaaagtgctgggattacaggcgtgagccaccacgcccggccagggtATCTCTTTTTCAAGTGTCATTCTCCATCCTTCTTGTTCTTATTCATTCTGCAAGTATATGAAGAATTCAAGTTCCTTAGGTCTTGATGTAGTATATCAGAGAATAACATGTAGAAAGCAATGAGTATTTTGTCCTTGGCGTTGTAACTTAAGTTCCAGTTTCTTTCTatgaagttctttttttgttgttgttgttttttgagacggagtctcgctctgtcgcccaggctggagtgcagtggtgcgatctcgactcactataagctccacctcccaggttcacgccattctcctgcctcagcctcccgagtagctgggactacaggcacccgccaccatgcccagctaattttttgtatttttagtggagatgggatttcactatgttagccaggatggtttcgatctcctgacctcgtgatctgccctccttggcctcccaaagtgctgggattacaggcgtgagccaccgcgcccggccgaatttctttattataaatgGTCATGACATTAGGGTCACTCATAGGACGTGACCACACAGTTCTTGGAGTGGTCCAGCCATTGCCAGAAGGAGGTACTGTGATTAAGAAATcgtagcaattttatttttaaaaagaaaatatggcaatAAACTAACTTGCCAGTTGATTAAGGGCTACCAAAAATATGAGGAAACCCTGTGATTTTGCTCCTCAAAATTCAGTTTGGGGGACTATAGTGATGATTTTAGCCTGGGGGCTGTGCAACCTCTGTGCAAAATCATCATCTTTCATCCTATTGGAGGCCTGGAATTTTCACCTTCAAAGTGAACTCCCCATAATAGTATGAAATTTGGAGCCCTTGCTACCTCTAGAGAGCTGTAAAAGTCCCCAGAATCTCCTGGAACTCTCAGAAAATTCCCAAGTGGAAGAATAAGAttgtcttcctcactaagctACATGGCTCTGCCAGCATGGGTCTACCAGCCTCTCACTGCCTCACAAGGGCTTCTCCTCATGTCCACTCCAGTTCCCCTTGCTTAGCTTCTATCCCAGGATCACATTTGGGCCTCCCTACCAGATTCCTCCCGTGGCTGTGTACACCCAGGCCTGGCCACAGCTTGAAAACTAtttttgcattccactcacaggagACTGCTGAGCCGTTGGTTGCAGACTGCAGTGTGCCTTTGTCTCTGTCACCCTGACCCACTGCAGGGAAATGAGCAGAGCTGTGGCGGAACTTCTCTAGAGCACTGGGGTAGAGGCCCCACTTACAGGGGTCTGCATTCCCTGGCAACCTCAAACAGATAGCCTCCCCATGACGGCAGAGGCTCaggtggaaaacaaaaaatttcttgCTAGCCATGTCTCCCCACCCTATTCTAGATGTGGAGTAGCCAGTTCTCTGGTGCATAATTTCCCCATTTCTGGACCCCTTTCTCTTGTCTGTCATTCACCCTGAGGTTCATGTCCTCCCTCCTTTGCCTGCCTCTGTATCCTTCCACATCTTTCCTCTTTGAAGCAGCCTGGTTCCCATGGAAACAGCAATGTCATTGGAAGAGTTGGAGCCTGGGAATGTCCCCAAGGGCAGGAGAAAGTCACTCAACAAAAAGACTAAAACCCACCCAGAGGGTTGATTCTCACTGTGGTTGCATGACAGTTCTCATAGTACTAGGATAGGGAGCTTTAGGGGCAGAACTTGGCGGGGTGGGCTGCAGAGATAGAAGAATCTACATCCATCTTTCTGTTTGTCCTTGTCTGTCACTTCCTTATTTTTAGGTGTCTTCTCAGCCACGTGAACTAGGTGGGACTGCAAAGCAGCAAGATAGGTTTGCATGTGCAGGGCAGGTCCTGGGACTTTGTA is a window encoding:
- the CSPG5 gene encoding chondroitin sulfate proteoglycan 5 isoform X2 — translated: MGRAGGGGPGRGPPPLLLLLGAALVLASGAVPAREAGSAVEAEELVKGSPAWEPRANDTREEAGPPAAGEDEASWTAPGGELAGPEEVLQESAAVTGTAWLEADSPGLGGVTAEAGSGDAQALPATLQAPHEVLGQSVMPPAIPEATEASGPPSPTPGDKLSPASELPKESPLEVWLNLGGSTPDPQGPEPTYPFQGTLEPQPASDIIDIDYFEGLDGEGRGADLGSFPGSPGTSENHPDTEGETPSWSLLDLYDDFTPFDESDFYPTTSFYDDLDEEEEEEEDDKDAVGGGDLEDENELLVPTGKPGLGPGTGQPTSRWHAVPPQHTLGSVPGSSIALRPRPGEPGRDLASSENGTECRSGFVRHNGSCRSVCDLFPSYCHNGGQCYLVENIGAFCRCNTQDYIWHKGMRCESIITDFQVMCVAVGSAALVLLLLFMMTVFFAKKLYLLKTENTKLRRTNKFRTPSELHNDNFSLSTIAEGSHPNDDPSAPHKIQEALKSCLKEEESFNIQNSMSPKLEGGKGDQADLDVNCLQNNLT
- the CSPG5 gene encoding chondroitin sulfate proteoglycan 5 isoform X1; its protein translation is MGRAGGGGPGRGPPPLLLLLGAALVLASGAVPAREAGSAVEAEELVKGSPAWEPRANDTREEAGPPAAGEDEASWTAPGGELAGPEEVLQESAAVTGTAWLEADSPGLGGVTAEAGSGDAQALPATLQAPHEVLGQSVMPPAIPEATEASGPPSPTPGDKLSPASELPKESPLEVWLNLGGSTPDPQGPEPTYPFQGTLEPQPASDIIDIDYFEGLDGEGRGADLGSFPGSPGTSENHPDTEGETPSWSLLDLYDDFTPFDESDFYPTTSFYDDLDEEEEEEEDDKDAVGGGDLEDENELLVPTGKPGLGPGTGQPTSRWHAVPPQHTLGSVPGSSIALRPRPGEPGRDLASSENGTECRSGFVRHNGSCRSVCDLFPSYCHNGGQCYLVENIGAFCRCNTQDYIWHKGMRCESIITDFQVMCVAVGSAALVLLLLFMMTVFFAKKLYLLKTENTKLRRTNKFRTPSELHNDNFSLSTIAEGSHPNVRKLCNTPRTSSPHARALAHYDNVICQDDPSAPHKIQEALKSCLKEEESFNIQNSMSPKLEGGKGDQADLDVNCLQNNLT
- the CSPG5 gene encoding chondroitin sulfate proteoglycan 5 isoform X3, translated to MPPAIPEATEASGPPSPTPGDKLSPASELPKESPLEVWLNLGGSTPDPQGPEPTYPFQGTLEPQPASDIIDIDYFEGLDGEGRGADLGSFPGSPGTSENHPDTEGETPSWSLLDLYDDFTPFDESDFYPTTSFYDDLDEEEEEEEDDKDAVGGGDLEDENELLVPTGKPGLGPGTGQPTSRWHAVPPQHTLGSVPGSSIALRPRPGEPGRDLASSENGTECRSGFVRHNGSCRSVCDLFPSYCHNGGQCYLVENIGAFCRCNTQDYIWHKGMRCESIITDFQVMCVAVGSAALVLLLLFMMTVFFAKKLYLLKTENTKLRRTNKFRTPSELHNDNFSLSTIAEGSHPNVRKLCNTPRTSSPHARALAHYDNVICQDDPSAPHKIQEALKSCLKEEESFNIQNSMSPKLEGGKGDQADLDVNCLQNNLT